A region from the Clavibacter sp. A6099 genome encodes:
- a CDS encoding bifunctional 2-methylcitrate synthase/citrate synthase — protein sequence MTRRSTMADIRKGLAGVVVDTTRISKVEPATNSLLYRGYPVQELAAHCSFEQVAYLLWHGELPTDEELAHFENQERSERRPSDAVLRIVDALPVDAHPMDVLRTAVSAIGAADPAPDDHSADADLERSVRLLAQIPVLIAYDQRRRRGLAPVEPRDDLGLAENLLLMVHGERPTEADAKAMEVSLILYAEHSFNASTFTARVITSTLADLHSAVTGAIGALKGPLHGGANEAVLETLDEIGDASRVESWLDEALAAKRKVMGFGHRVYRAGDSRVPTMKAALDDLVAVRVEAGGEAGESARRTMDLYDALERGMAERTGILPNLDYPSGPAYALLGFETRAFTPLFVAARVVGWTAHIVEQRAANSLIRPLSEYDGPAERHLS from the coding sequence ATGACGCGAAGGAGCACCATGGCCGACATTCGCAAGGGCCTCGCCGGGGTCGTCGTCGACACGACGCGCATCAGCAAGGTCGAGCCGGCCACCAACTCCCTCCTCTACCGCGGGTACCCCGTGCAGGAGCTCGCGGCGCACTGCTCCTTCGAGCAGGTCGCGTACCTCCTCTGGCACGGCGAGCTGCCCACCGACGAGGAGCTCGCGCACTTCGAGAACCAGGAGCGGTCCGAGCGGCGGCCGTCCGACGCCGTGCTGCGGATCGTCGACGCGCTGCCCGTCGACGCCCACCCGATGGACGTCCTCCGTACCGCGGTGAGCGCGATCGGCGCCGCGGATCCCGCGCCCGACGACCACTCGGCCGACGCCGACCTCGAGCGGTCCGTGCGGCTGCTCGCGCAGATCCCGGTGCTCATCGCGTACGACCAGCGCCGCCGCCGGGGCCTCGCGCCCGTCGAGCCGCGCGACGACCTCGGCCTCGCCGAGAACCTGCTCCTCATGGTCCACGGCGAGCGCCCCACCGAGGCCGACGCTAAGGCCATGGAGGTCTCGCTGATCCTCTACGCCGAGCACTCCTTCAACGCCTCCACGTTCACGGCCCGCGTCATCACCTCGACCCTCGCCGACCTGCACTCGGCGGTCACGGGCGCGATCGGGGCGCTCAAGGGCCCGCTGCACGGCGGCGCCAACGAGGCCGTGCTCGAGACGCTCGACGAGATCGGCGACGCGTCGCGCGTCGAGTCGTGGCTCGACGAGGCACTCGCCGCGAAGCGCAAGGTCATGGGCTTCGGCCACCGCGTCTACCGCGCGGGCGACTCGCGCGTTCCCACCATGAAGGCGGCGCTCGACGACCTCGTCGCGGTGCGGGTCGAGGCGGGCGGCGAGGCGGGGGAGTCCGCCCGGCGCACCATGGACCTGTACGACGCGCTCGAGCGCGGCATGGCCGAGCGCACGGGGATCCTGCCGAACCTCGACTACCCGTCCGGCCCCGCGTACGCGCTCCTCGGCTTCGAGACCCGCGCCTTCACGCCGCTGTTCGTCGCCGCGCGCGTGGTCGGCTGGACCGCGCACATCGTGGAGCAGCGGGCGGCCAACTCGCTGATCCGGCCGCTCTCCGAGTACGACGGACCCGCCGAGCGCCACCTGTCCTGA
- a CDS encoding dihydrolipoyl dehydrogenase family protein, which yields MPESTDHADPAAETAERAAGEQRDHAQPDAATEPDHYDVAVIGAGPAGTAAALRAAELGASVVVLEAGRVGGTCVNTGCVPTRVLAKTARLVREVRSAGENGIGVGEPAPHWPSIVARVHAQVDRVRSLKDEAARFEAAGVTLIHEGRARFVDDRTLRLDSGRRITAGSIIVCVGGHSRRLPVPGAELATVPEDVLALPGIPRRLAVIGAGNTGAQLVTVFRSFGSEVTLLDVAPRVLTASDEAISEAVAEAFTAQGVRVHTGIDTVTGLTKTGDGSITLLWRDGDRPQSSSFDAVIMATGWPADVDDLGLEHAGVEVERSAIPVDRYLRTRVPHILAVGDANGKDMLVQAAQSEGEAAAENAVLGVNRRIPLQLLPAGGFTDPDYAGVGLTQAEARERDGACVIARVPFAEVDRAVIDDREAGFLLLIADRRRELILGAHAVGENAVEVIQSVTTAMAAGVDVATLAHVRFAYPTYSAIIGIAARRLLQEDDREGELD from the coding sequence ATGCCCGAGAGCACCGACCACGCCGATCCCGCCGCCGAGACCGCCGAGCGCGCGGCCGGCGAGCAGCGCGACCACGCGCAGCCCGACGCCGCGACCGAGCCCGACCACTACGACGTCGCCGTAATCGGCGCCGGACCCGCGGGCACCGCCGCTGCCCTCCGCGCCGCCGAGCTCGGCGCGAGCGTCGTGGTGCTGGAGGCCGGCCGCGTGGGCGGCACGTGCGTCAACACCGGATGCGTGCCCACGCGCGTGCTCGCGAAGACCGCGCGGCTCGTGCGCGAGGTGCGCTCCGCGGGCGAGAACGGGATCGGCGTGGGCGAGCCCGCGCCGCACTGGCCGTCGATCGTCGCGCGCGTGCACGCGCAGGTCGACCGGGTGCGCTCCCTCAAGGACGAGGCCGCCCGGTTCGAGGCGGCGGGCGTGACGCTGATCCACGAGGGCCGCGCGCGCTTCGTCGACGACCGCACGCTCCGGCTCGACAGCGGCAGGCGCATCACCGCGGGCTCGATCATCGTCTGCGTCGGCGGCCACTCGCGCCGCCTGCCCGTGCCCGGCGCCGAGCTCGCGACCGTGCCCGAGGACGTGCTCGCGCTGCCGGGGATCCCCCGCCGCCTCGCCGTCATCGGCGCCGGCAACACGGGCGCGCAGCTCGTCACCGTCTTCCGCTCGTTCGGCTCCGAGGTCACGCTGCTGGACGTCGCGCCGCGCGTGCTCACCGCATCCGACGAGGCGATCTCGGAGGCTGTCGCCGAGGCCTTCACCGCGCAGGGCGTGCGCGTCCACACCGGCATCGACACCGTGACGGGCCTCACGAAGACGGGCGACGGATCCATCACCCTGCTCTGGCGTGACGGCGACCGCCCGCAGTCCTCCAGCTTCGACGCGGTGATCATGGCCACCGGCTGGCCCGCCGACGTCGACGACCTCGGGCTCGAGCACGCCGGCGTGGAGGTGGAGCGCTCGGCGATCCCGGTCGACCGCTACCTCCGCACGCGCGTGCCGCACATCCTCGCGGTGGGCGACGCCAACGGCAAGGACATGCTCGTGCAGGCGGCGCAGTCCGAGGGCGAGGCGGCGGCCGAGAACGCGGTGCTCGGGGTCAACCGGCGGATCCCGCTGCAGCTCCTCCCGGCCGGCGGCTTCACCGACCCCGATTACGCGGGCGTCGGCCTCACCCAGGCGGAGGCGCGCGAGCGCGACGGCGCGTGCGTGATCGCGCGGGTGCCGTTCGCCGAGGTCGACCGCGCTGTGATCGACGACCGCGAGGCCGGCTTCCTCCTCCTCATCGCCGACCGCCGCCGCGAGCTGATCCTCGGCGCGCACGCCGTGGGCGAGAACGCGGTCGAGGTGATCCAGTCGGTCACCACCGCGATGGCCGCGGGCGTCGACGTCGCCACACTCGCGCACGTGCGGTTCGCGTACCCGACGTACAGCGCGATCATCGGGATCGCCGCCCGGCGCCTGCTGCAGGAGGACGACCGGGAGGGCGAGCTCGACTGA